From a single Scomber japonicus isolate fScoJap1 chromosome 12, fScoJap1.pri, whole genome shotgun sequence genomic region:
- the LOC128368678 gene encoding immunoglobulin kappa light chain-like yields MLFLPAAALCCLCSALVAMAAQLIQDDLTLTRRAGEKVSFSCRGTDQCGDTRYPYVHWLQKKDTETFKVILRIDRTNGKLYKGYNHPQEDDFSAVMKQNGCELQIQTVKLSHSATYYCLCEQRAHLMFGSGTKLFVDGQVVKPVVSVYPAASRAHLEGKSSLLCLASAMSPPLVQFSWKRKKKNGPLEDLTSADFEQLELREPGRSASILLLHQEANSTCKYRCYVKHEWGTVRAHIEQEFSTFIPPIPTPTSPPAPTSPPAPTSPTAPPTLTSPPAPPAPVPSQYQVLLFCVLYTVLIVKSLVYCCGLSLLMILRNKGPSTNCTHAD; encoded by the exons ATGcttttcctcccagctgctgctctgtgctgtctgtgttcag cgctggttgccatggcagcacagCTGATTCAGGATGATTTAACATTGACCAGGAGAGCTGGTGAAAAAGTTTCCTTCAGCTGTCGAGGAACTGACCAGTGTGGCGATACTAGATACCCATATGTACACTGGTTACagaagaaagacacagaaacattcaaagTGATCCTTCGTATTGACAGGACGAATGGTAAATTATATAAAGGTTACAATCACCCTCAGGAAGATGATTTCTCAGCTGTAATGAAACAGAACGGCTGTGAGTTGCAGATCCAGACAGTTAAACTCTCACATTCAGCCACCTACTACTGCTTGTGTGAGCAACGTG CCCACCTCATG TTTGGCTCTGGCACTAAACTGTTTGTAG ATGGGCAGGTAGTGAAGCCCGTGGTGAGCGTGTACCCAGCAGCATCCAGAGCCCACCTGGAGGGGAAGAGCTCCCTGCTGTGTCTGGCCTCAGCCATGTCTCCTCCTCTGGTCCAGTTCTcctggaaaagaaagaagaagaacgGCCCGCTGGAGGATCTGACCTCTGCTGATTTTGAGCAGCTGGAGCTCAGAGAGCCGGGACGCAGCGCCTCcatcctgctgctccatcaggaaGCGAACAGCACATGTAAATATCGCTGCTACGTCAAGCACGAGTGGGGCACAGTGAGGGCCCACATAGAACAAG aGTTTTCTACTTTTATTCCACCAATACCAACTCCGACATCTCCACCAGCACCAACATCTCCACCAGCACCAACATCTCCGACAGCTCCACCAACTCTAACATCTCCACCAGCTCCACCAGCTCCTGTCCCGTCTCAGTATCAGGTGCTGCTGTTCTGTGTGCTGTACACAGTGCTGATAGTGAAGAGTCTGGTGTACTGCTGTGGACTCTCTCTGCTGATGATCCTCAGAAACAAGGGACCGTCCACCAATTGCACACATGCTGACTGA